The following proteins are encoded in a genomic region of Thermosinus carboxydivorans Nor1:
- the mmdA gene encoding methylmalonyl-CoA decarboxylase subunit alpha gives MATVQEKIQDLKKRQEKVKLGGGQKRIEKQHASGKLTARERIEKLLDPGSFVELDQFVRHRCTNFGMEKEEAPGEGVVTGYGTIDGRLVYVFAQDFTVVGGSLGEMHAAKIVKVQELAMKMGAPLIGLNDSGGARIQEAVDALSGYGKIFFRNTLASGVIPQISAIMGPCAGGAVYSPALTDFIFMVKNTSQMFITGPQVIKSVTAEEVTAEELGGAMTHNSVSGVAHFAAENDEDCLRQIRYLLSFLPSNNLEEPPVVDTGDDPNRMDESLNTLLPDNPNQPYNMKDVISRIVDNGEFYEVHAHYAQNIITCFARFDGQTVGIIANQPSVMAGCLDINASDKAARFIRFCDAFNIPLVNLVDVPGFLPGTGQEYGGIIRHGAKMLYAYSEATVPKVTVITRKAYGGSYLAMCSQDLGADQVLAWPTAEIAVMGPAGAANIIFRGDPDAKAKTEKYVEEFATPYKAAERGFVDMVIEPMETRPRIITALNMLATKRESRPAKKHGNIPL, from the coding sequence ATGGCTACTGTTCAAGAAAAAATTCAAGACCTGAAAAAACGTCAAGAAAAGGTTAAATTAGGCGGCGGGCAAAAGAGAATTGAGAAACAGCATGCCTCCGGCAAACTGACGGCGAGGGAACGAATTGAGAAGTTGCTTGATCCCGGCAGTTTTGTCGAGCTTGACCAATTTGTCCGTCATCGCTGCACTAATTTTGGCATGGAGAAGGAAGAAGCCCCCGGTGAAGGCGTCGTTACCGGCTACGGCACGATCGACGGCCGCCTTGTCTATGTATTTGCTCAGGACTTCACCGTTGTCGGCGGGTCGCTGGGTGAAATGCATGCCGCCAAGATCGTCAAGGTGCAAGAACTGGCCATGAAAATGGGTGCACCGCTTATCGGCCTGAATGATTCCGGCGGCGCTCGCATCCAGGAAGCCGTTGATGCTTTGTCCGGTTACGGTAAAATCTTCTTCCGCAATACACTGGCATCTGGTGTTATTCCGCAGATTTCGGCCATCATGGGCCCGTGCGCGGGCGGCGCGGTGTATTCACCGGCTCTTACCGACTTTATCTTTATGGTAAAAAATACCAGCCAGATGTTTATTACTGGTCCGCAGGTCATCAAGTCGGTTACAGCCGAAGAAGTCACCGCCGAAGAACTGGGTGGCGCCATGACGCATAATAGCGTTTCCGGTGTAGCGCACTTCGCGGCGGAAAACGACGAGGACTGCTTACGGCAGATCCGCTATTTGCTGAGCTTCCTGCCCAGCAACAATTTAGAGGAACCGCCGGTTGTCGATACCGGCGACGATCCCAACCGCATGGACGAAAGCCTGAACACGCTGCTGCCTGACAATCCGAACCAGCCTTACAACATGAAAGATGTTATCAGCCGCATTGTCGACAACGGCGAGTTCTACGAAGTTCATGCCCATTACGCGCAAAACATTATTACCTGCTTTGCCCGTTTTGACGGACAAACGGTCGGTATTATCGCCAACCAGCCTTCCGTTATGGCCGGCTGCCTCGATATTAACGCATCCGATAAGGCAGCTCGCTTCATTCGCTTCTGCGACGCCTTCAATATTCCGCTGGTCAACCTTGTCGACGTTCCTGGCTTCTTGCCTGGAACGGGCCAAGAGTACGGCGGCATTATCCGTCACGGGGCGAAAATGCTTTATGCTTACTCCGAAGCCACCGTGCCGAAGGTCACCGTTATTACGCGGAAAGCCTACGGCGGCTCGTACCTGGCCATGTGTTCGCAAGACCTCGGCGCCGACCAGGTATTGGCTTGGCCGACAGCCGAAATCGCCGTTATGGGTCCTGCCGGCGCTGCCAACATTATTTTCCGCGGCGACCCGGACGCCAAAGCGAAGACGGAAAAATATGTGGAAGAATTTGCGACCCCGTATAAAGCGGCGGAACGCGGGTTTGTCGACATGGTCATTGAACCGATGGAGACCAGACCGCGCATTATCACGGCCCTTAATATGCTAGCTACCAAGCGTGAATCGCGCCCGGCCAAGAAACACGGCAACATTCCGCTGTAG
- the mce gene encoding methylmalonyl-CoA epimerase, producing the protein MFKVLKVDHIGIAVKDLEQAKKFYTEVLGMEAMGEEVVAEQKVKVCFIPCGDSEVELLESTSPDGPIAKFIEKNGEGIQHIALRVDNIENALADLKAKGVRLIDEKPRYGAGGASIAFLHPKATGGVLLELSERK; encoded by the coding sequence ATGTTTAAAGTCCTGAAGGTTGACCACATCGGTATTGCCGTGAAAGACCTTGAACAAGCCAAGAAATTTTACACGGAAGTACTCGGCATGGAAGCAATGGGCGAGGAAGTAGTGGCTGAGCAGAAAGTGAAGGTCTGCTTCATTCCCTGCGGCGACAGCGAGGTCGAACTCTTAGAGTCCACTTCGCCGGACGGCCCGATTGCCAAGTTTATTGAAAAGAACGGCGAAGGCATTCAGCATATCGCGCTGCGCGTCGACAACATCGAAAACGCCTTGGCTGACCTCAAAGCCAAAGGTGTGCGCCTAATCGACGAGAAGCCGCGTTATGGCGCAGGTGGCGCCAGCATCGCCTTCTTGCATCCGAAAGCTACCGGTGGTGTCTTGCTCGAACTGTCCGAGCGCAAGTAA
- the meaB gene encoding methylmalonyl Co-A mutase-associated GTPase MeaB — MKIAEEVLAGSRLALARAITAVENEYDDAVKIMQELYPHTGKAYVIGITGPPGAGKSTLTDKLAKEYRRQGKTVGIVAVDPTSPFSGGAILGDRIRMNELTLDEGVFIRSMGTRGSLGGLSRKTAEVVKILDASGKDIIFIETVGVGQSEVDIVKAADTTLVVLVPGLGDDIQAIKAGILEIGDIFAINKADREGVDRLNIELEMMLDLNSEAVDWRPPIKRTVASQNTGISELVAAIEDHRRYLEQSGQLVKRRTERTKNEIVAMLDEQIGRYIMNKVLTGDEFARLVASVQSREQDPYSVVSGILSAVLR; from the coding sequence TTGAAAATTGCGGAAGAAGTGCTTGCCGGTTCGCGATTGGCGCTCGCCCGGGCAATTACCGCGGTGGAGAACGAATATGACGACGCCGTTAAAATTATGCAGGAACTTTACCCCCATACCGGCAAGGCTTATGTCATTGGTATCACCGGTCCTCCAGGCGCCGGCAAAAGCACGCTGACCGACAAGCTGGCCAAAGAATACCGCCGCCAGGGTAAAACAGTTGGCATCGTCGCGGTGGATCCTACCAGTCCTTTTTCCGGCGGCGCCATTTTGGGCGACCGTATCCGGATGAATGAACTGACGCTGGACGAAGGCGTCTTTATTCGCAGTATGGGTACTCGGGGCAGCTTGGGCGGCTTGTCGCGCAAGACGGCCGAGGTAGTAAAAATTCTGGATGCTTCCGGCAAGGACATTATCTTTATTGAAACGGTCGGCGTCGGCCAGTCGGAAGTGGACATCGTCAAAGCGGCTGATACGACGCTGGTGGTATTGGTTCCCGGCCTCGGCGATGACATTCAGGCCATTAAGGCCGGCATATTGGAGATTGGCGACATTTTTGCCATCAACAAGGCTGATCGTGAGGGCGTGGACCGCCTGAACATTGAACTGGAAATGATGCTTGATCTTAACTCCGAAGCCGTCGACTGGCGGCCGCCTATTAAACGCACCGTCGCCAGCCAAAACACCGGCATCAGCGAACTGGTTGCCGCGATTGAAGACCATCGGCGCTATTTGGAGCAATCGGGTCAGCTGGTAAAACGCCGCACCGAACGGACGAAGAATGAAATTGTCGCCATGCTTGATGAACAAATCGGCCGTTATATTATGAATAAAGTGCTTACCGGCGACGAATTTGCCCGCCTGGTGGCCAGCGTGCAAAGCCGCGAGCAGGATCCGTACAGTGTGGTAAGCGGCATTCTCAGCGCCGTTTTGCGCTAG
- a CDS encoding cobalamin B12-binding domain-containing protein, whose translation MEKRIRVLVAKPGLDGHDRGAKVVARALRDAGFEVIYTGLRQTPEQIAEAALQEDVNVVAMSLLSGAHNTLFPKVVNLLKEKGMNDVLVIGGGVIPDADIPGLKAAGVKEVFTPGTPTSVIIDFIKQNVK comes from the coding sequence ATGGAAAAACGGATTAGAGTATTAGTAGCTAAGCCGGGTCTGGACGGTCATGACCGCGGCGCCAAAGTCGTAGCCCGCGCTCTCCGCGACGCCGGCTTTGAGGTGATCTATACAGGACTGCGGCAAACTCCGGAGCAGATTGCCGAAGCGGCTCTGCAGGAAGACGTCAATGTCGTGGCGATGAGCTTACTTTCCGGCGCGCATAACACACTGTTCCCGAAAGTGGTAAACCTGTTGAAAGAAAAGGGAATGAACGACGTTTTGGTAATCGGCGGCGGCGTTATTCCCGATGCCGACATTCCCGGCCTGAAAGCTGCCGGCGTCAAAGAAGTATTTACGCCTGGCACGCCCACTTCGGTCATTATCGACTTCATTAAACAAAATGTTAAGTAA
- a CDS encoding acyl-CoA mutase large subunit family protein translates to MANESLKAKLEAYTARVQKALAKFPERKNLPEQRIYTPLDLEGFDYERDLGFPGEYPFTRGVQPTMYRGRFWTMRQYAGFATAEESNKRYKFLLENGQTGLSVAFDLPTQIGYDSDHPMSEGEVGKVGVAIDSLADMEILFDGIPLDKVSTSMTINAPASVLLAMYIAVAEKQGVTPDKLNGTIQNDILKEYAARGTYIFPPKPSMRLITNIFEYCSKHVPNWNTISISGYHIREAGSTAAQEIAFTLADGIAYVDAAVKAGLNVDDFAGRLSFFFNAHNNVLEEVAKFRAARRMWAKIMRERFKAQNPKSWMLRFHTQTAGSMLTAQQPDNNIVRVALQTVAAVLGGTQSLHTNSKDEALALPTEDSVRIALRTQQIVAYESGLADVIDPLAGSYYIEAMTNKLENEAWEYIKKIDELGGAVVAIEKGYIQKEIQDSAYKWQMEVETKQRIIVGVNQFQIEEKPVEGLLRVDASVGELQKKKLADLRAKRDNAAVQEKLAALEKACQDENVNLMPYILDAVKVYATLGEICGVMRKVFGEYEAHVNL, encoded by the coding sequence ATGGCTAACGAATCTTTGAAAGCCAAACTGGAAGCGTATACTGCCAGAGTGCAAAAAGCGCTTGCCAAATTCCCCGAGCGTAAAAATCTGCCGGAACAACGCATTTACACTCCGCTCGACCTTGAGGGATTTGATTATGAAAGAGATCTCGGGTTCCCGGGCGAGTACCCCTTTACCCGCGGCGTCCAACCCACCATGTACCGCGGCCGTTTCTGGACCATGCGCCAGTATGCCGGCTTTGCGACTGCCGAAGAGTCCAACAAACGGTACAAATTCCTCCTCGAGAATGGACAAACCGGTTTGTCGGTAGCTTTCGACCTGCCGACCCAAATCGGTTATGACTCCGACCATCCGATGTCGGAAGGCGAAGTCGGTAAAGTAGGCGTGGCCATCGACTCGCTTGCTGATATGGAAATCCTCTTCGACGGCATTCCGCTCGACAAAGTTTCCACGTCCATGACCATCAACGCACCGGCTTCCGTACTGCTGGCCATGTATATCGCGGTTGCGGAAAAGCAGGGCGTAACGCCGGATAAACTCAACGGCACCATCCAAAACGACATTCTGAAAGAATACGCCGCCCGCGGCACCTATATTTTCCCGCCCAAGCCCTCGATGCGGCTGATCACCAACATCTTCGAATATTGCTCCAAGCATGTGCCCAACTGGAATACCATCTCCATTTCCGGTTATCATATTCGCGAAGCCGGTTCGACTGCCGCGCAGGAAATCGCCTTCACGCTGGCCGACGGCATTGCCTACGTCGATGCCGCAGTCAAAGCCGGCCTGAACGTCGACGACTTTGCCGGCCGTCTGTCCTTCTTCTTCAACGCCCACAACAACGTGCTGGAAGAAGTGGCCAAGTTCCGCGCCGCTCGCCGCATGTGGGCCAAAATCATGCGCGAGCGCTTCAAAGCGCAAAATCCGAAATCCTGGATGCTCCGCTTCCATACGCAAACTGCCGGTTCCATGCTCACCGCCCAGCAGCCTGACAACAATATCGTCCGCGTTGCCCTGCAAACGGTGGCGGCGGTACTCGGCGGCACCCAGTCGCTCCATACCAACTCCAAAGACGAAGCGCTGGCTCTGCCTACCGAAGACTCGGTACGCATCGCTCTGCGCACTCAGCAGATCGTTGCTTACGAAAGCGGCTTAGCCGACGTAATCGACCCGCTGGCCGGTTCTTACTATATCGAAGCAATGACCAACAAGCTTGAAAACGAAGCTTGGGAGTACATTAAGAAGATCGACGAACTGGGCGGCGCCGTGGTTGCCATCGAAAAAGGCTACATTCAGAAAGAGATTCAGGACAGCGCCTATAAATGGCAAATGGAAGTCGAAACCAAACAGCGCATTATCGTTGGCGTCAACCAGTTCCAAATCGAAGAAAAGCCGGTCGAAGGCCTGCTGCGCGTCGATGCTTCCGTTGGCGAACTGCAGAAGAAGAAGCTGGCTGACCTGCGGGCCAAACGCGACAACGCCGCAGTACAAGAAAAACTGGCTGCCCTGGAAAAAGCCTGCCAGGACGAAAATGTTAACCTTATGCCTTACATTCTCGATGCCGTTAAAGTTTACGCTACTCTCGGCGAAATCTGCGGCGTAATGCGCAAAGTATTCGGTGAATACGAAGCGCATGTCAACCTGTAA